One region of Erythrolamprus reginae isolate rEryReg1 chromosome 12, rEryReg1.hap1, whole genome shotgun sequence genomic DNA includes:
- the ERLIN2 gene encoding erlin-2, with translation MTQLGAIAALAASLVAASLFSAVHKIEEGHIGVYYRGGALLTSTSGPGFHLMLPFITSYKSVQTTLQTDEVKNVPCGTSGGVMIYFDRIEVVNFLIQSAVYDIVKNYTADYDKALIFNKIHHELNQFCSVHTLQEVYIELFDQIDENLKLALQQDLTTMAPGLIIQAVRVTKPNIPETIRRNYELMESEKTKLLIAAQKQKVVEKEAETERKKALIEAEKIAQVAEITYGQKVMEKETEKRISEIEDAAFLAREKAKADAECYTAMKIAEANKLKLTPEYLQLMKYKAIASNSKIYFGKDIPNMFMDHAGTPAKFSEGQAEELKDESWLETGEDL, from the exons ATGACTCAGTTAGGTGCCATTGCAGCTTTGGCTGCTAGCCTAGTGGcagcttctcttttttctgcagtGCACAAGATTGAAGAAGGGCACATTGGTGTTTACTACAG AGGAGGAGCACTTCTGACTTCTACAAGTGGACCTGGTTTCCATCTAATGCTCCCCTTCATAACTTCCTATAAATCAGTACAG ACCACCTTACAAACAGATGAAGTAAAGAATGTTCCATGTGGCACAAG TGGAGGAGTGATGATCTATTTTGACAGAATTGAGGTTGTGAACTTCCTGATCCAAAGTGCAG tCTATGATATAGTAAAGAACTATACTGCAGATTATGATAAGGCTCTCATCTTCAACAAGATACACCATGAGCTGAACCAGTTTTGCAGTGTTCACACACTTCAGGAAGTTTATATTGAATTGTTTG ACCAGATTGATGAAAACTTAAAACTGGCTCTTCAACAAGATCTGACAACCATGGCTCCAGGACTCATCATACAG GCAGTCCGGGTTACAAAGCCAAACATCCCCGAAACAATTCGGAGAAATTATGAGCTCAT GGAGAGTGAAAAGACAAAATTGTTGATTGCGGCTCAGAAGCAGAAAGTTGTGGAAAAAGAGGCTGAAACAGAACGCAAAAAAGCTCTCATTG AAGCAGAAAAAATTGCCCAGGTGGCTGAGATAACATACGGGCAGAAGGTGatggaaaaagaaacagagaagagAATATCTGAGATTGAAG ATGCCGCATTCCTTGCCAGAGAAAAAGCGAAAGCGGATGCTGAATGTTACACGGCTATGAAGATAGCAGAAGCCAACAAG TTAAAACTGACCCCAGAATACTTGCAGTTGATGAAATACAAAGCGATTGCCTCCAACAGCAAAATTTACTTTGGCAAAGATATACCCAACATGTTTATGGATCACGCTGGGACTCCCGCTAAGTTTTCTGAAGGACAAGCAGAGGAGCTAAAAGATGAAAGTTGGCTGGAAACAGGGGAAGATTTGTGA